From a single Fulvivirga ulvae genomic region:
- a CDS encoding TetR/AcrR family transcriptional regulator, with protein sequence MGIAERKAKEKEELKKLILQAAKKLFAEKGIEQTTIRNIANAIEYSVGTVYVYFKDKKEILHELHTQGFKQLGGDMRVLFNVSDPMERLKALGRVYLQFSIENQDMYDLMFHMKEPIECLESQEWSEGCATFDVLRTTVNECMENGHFKGHQLEPLTFAIWSTVHGMASLHIAQRVERVNLKEPETILYRAYDEFVLMMDKS encoded by the coding sequence ATGGGAATAGCAGAACGAAAAGCAAAAGAAAAGGAGGAGTTGAAAAAGCTTATCCTCCAGGCAGCCAAAAAACTATTTGCTGAGAAAGGTATAGAACAGACTACCATTCGTAATATAGCCAATGCTATTGAATACAGTGTGGGTACGGTATATGTCTATTTTAAAGACAAGAAAGAGATCTTACATGAACTGCACACACAAGGGTTTAAACAACTTGGTGGTGACATGCGGGTGCTTTTCAACGTGAGCGATCCAATGGAAAGATTGAAGGCTTTGGGGCGCGTATATCTGCAATTCTCTATTGAAAACCAGGATATGTATGACTTGATGTTCCATATGAAAGAGCCTATAGAGTGTTTGGAATCTCAGGAGTGGAGTGAAGGCTGCGCTACTTTTGATGTGTTGCGGACTACCGTGAATGAATGCATGGAAAATGGGCATTTTAAAGGACATCAATTGGAACCCCTTACTTTTGCAATTTGGAGTACCGTTCACGGCATGGCGTCATTGCACATCGCTCAACGTGTGGAGAGAGTAAACCTTAAAGAGCCTGAGACCATTTTATACAGAGCTTACGATGAGTTTGTTTTGATGATGGATAAAAGCTAA
- the corA gene encoding magnesium/cobalt transporter CorA, which yields MINIITKENGKIVVTPNITVLPGSLANLLWIDLLSPSSEEKSLIEKAMEIELFTRQESKEIESSSRYLENEEEVGINLNFLKRNPEGGFANEPVSFILKDDILITQRSGEYNTFTDTLKKINIFKPKTGADIMLTLFETRIDFDADLIENITDQISGISKDLVKDNDLERDLLIRITSLQETTIAIRENIVEKQRILSSILKSRFFPKDDYETIRVMIKDVGSLLDHTAFSFERLEFLQNTFLGLVDMEQNRIIKIFTVVTVVFMPPTLIASMYGMNFVFMPELDEVWGYPFAILLMILSSAATLLFFRRKKWL from the coding sequence TTGATAAATATAATCACTAAAGAAAATGGAAAAATAGTAGTGACTCCCAACATTACTGTTTTGCCTGGCTCCCTGGCCAACCTGCTCTGGATAGACTTGCTTTCTCCTTCTTCGGAAGAAAAATCGCTGATAGAAAAGGCTATGGAAATTGAGCTATTTACGCGTCAGGAAAGCAAGGAGATTGAGAGCAGCTCCCGTTATCTTGAAAATGAAGAGGAAGTAGGTATCAACCTTAATTTTCTGAAGCGGAATCCTGAGGGTGGTTTTGCCAACGAACCTGTTTCGTTTATCCTTAAGGACGATATTCTTATTACTCAGAGGTCTGGCGAATACAACACTTTTACGGATACACTTAAAAAGATCAATATTTTCAAACCGAAAACAGGCGCCGACATTATGCTTACCCTTTTTGAAACGAGGATTGATTTTGATGCCGATCTGATAGAAAATATAACCGACCAGATATCAGGCATCAGTAAGGACCTGGTAAAGGATAATGACCTGGAGCGCGACCTGCTGATCCGCATTACATCTCTGCAGGAAACTACTATTGCCATAAGGGAAAACATTGTTGAAAAACAACGTATACTTTCGTCGATACTGAAGAGCCGCTTTTTCCCAAAGGATGATTATGAAACCATCAGGGTAATGATCAAAGACGTTGGGTCCCTGCTTGATCATACTGCATTCAGTTTTGAACGGCTGGAGTTCCTGCAAAACACCTTCCTTGGTCTTGTAGATATGGAGCAAAACCGTATTATAAAGATCTTTACAGTGGTAACGGTGGTATTTATGCCTCCGACATTAATTGCCAGTATGTATGGGATGAATTTTGTGTTCATGCCTGAACTGGATGAAGTGTGGGGTTATCCGTTTGCTATTTTACTGATGATACTTTCCTCTGCAGCTACACTACTTTTTTTTCGGCGTAAGAAATGGCTCTAG
- a CDS encoding DUF6340 family protein, whose amino-acid sequence MKNLMTRYLSFFAILSAIIFGSCSGTRIVTMNAMRPAEITFPSYANTIVIVNRSKFDKNAVNIVEGILTGEMPGEDKAGVQATMTAFQNQLMASPRFQTKVASEQLTGNSLTSAFPDPLSWPKVEQMVARYGAEIMVAIEIFDTDFVVTNGKRKVKKQIEQDGVKKEIEVDEYYAEGVGNLTIGFRVYDPKEKTIVDQQLFSKSNTWQAAGKSAKDALAGLIAKSEATRYVSEMAGSDYAYKIAPMPIRISREFYSKSKKIPEIAAGSRMADVNDWQGAAKKWESGLSRAATKEAGYLCYNIAISHEVLGDLNTAKSWADRAYVDYGNKKAREYSTTLSRRMYQEKRVQEQMK is encoded by the coding sequence ATGAAAAATCTGATGACCCGATACCTTTCTTTTTTTGCAATACTGAGCGCAATAATCTTTGGCTCTTGTTCCGGCACACGAATAGTAACTATGAATGCCATGCGGCCGGCAGAAATTACATTCCCCTCCTACGCTAATACAATCGTAATCGTAAACCGCTCAAAGTTTGATAAAAATGCTGTAAACATTGTGGAAGGCATATTAACAGGTGAAATGCCCGGTGAAGACAAAGCCGGAGTACAAGCTACAATGACAGCATTTCAAAACCAGCTTATGGCCTCGCCCCGTTTCCAGACCAAAGTAGCCAGCGAGCAACTGACAGGTAACAGTCTCACCTCGGCTTTTCCTGATCCTTTAAGCTGGCCTAAAGTAGAACAAATGGTGGCCAGATATGGCGCTGAAATTATGGTAGCTATCGAGATCTTTGATACTGATTTTGTGGTAACTAATGGAAAAAGAAAGGTTAAAAAGCAAATAGAGCAGGATGGGGTAAAAAAAGAGATTGAGGTTGATGAGTATTATGCAGAAGGTGTGGGCAATCTTACCATTGGTTTCAGGGTGTATGACCCCAAAGAAAAAACAATAGTAGATCAGCAGCTGTTTTCCAAATCAAATACCTGGCAGGCTGCAGGAAAGAGTGCAAAGGATGCCCTGGCAGGCCTTATTGCCAAATCGGAAGCTACCCGTTATGTGAGTGAAATGGCGGGTTCGGATTATGCCTATAAAATTGCCCCTATGCCAATAAGGATATCACGTGAGTTCTACAGTAAGTCCAAAAAAATACCTGAAATAGCTGCAGGTTCACGTATGGCTGATGTTAATGACTGGCAGGGAGCTGCCAAAAAATGGGAAAGCGGCCTTAGCCGGGCAGCGACAAAAGAGGCCGGATACCTTTGCTACAACATCGCTATCTCCCATGAGGTGCTGGGTGACCTCAATACGGCAAAATCATGGGCTGACAGGGCGTATGTAGACTATGGAAATAAAAAAGCCCGTGAATATTCTACTACATTAAGCAGAAGAATGTACCAGGAAAAGCGGGTTCAGGAACAAATGAAATAA
- a CDS encoding DUF1328 family protein, which translates to MLRWIVIFLIIALIAAIFGFGGIAAGAAAIAKIIFYIFLVLLVIGLIMHLARRA; encoded by the coding sequence ATGTTACGTTGGATAGTAATTTTCTTAATAATCGCTTTAATAGCTGCCATCTTCGGTTTCGGAGGCATCGCAGCTGGCGCGGCGGCAATTGCAAAAATAATATTCTATATATTCCTGGTACTTCTCGTAATAGGATTGATTATGCATCTTGCCCGACGGGCCTGA
- a CDS encoding pyridoxamine 5'-phosphate oxidase family protein, whose amino-acid sequence MSTTENLEHREALKKLKDLIEDIKTCMLATNLEYLPLNVRPMQTLKVDDTGNIWFFNSKDSLQYTDIKQDNRIQLMYGHPGKTEFLSIYGTAHLSHDRDKIDELWHPMVSAWFEGKDDPNLMLLRVSPQDAYYWDTKHNKLVSLFKIAASAVSDHYEDDGIKGRLKV is encoded by the coding sequence ATGAGTACTACTGAAAACCTGGAACACCGTGAAGCATTAAAAAAGCTTAAAGACCTGATCGAGGATATTAAAACCTGCATGCTGGCAACCAACCTTGAGTACCTTCCACTGAATGTAAGGCCCATGCAAACCTTGAAGGTAGACGACACCGGTAATATCTGGTTCTTTAATTCAAAAGATAGCTTGCAGTATACTGATATTAAGCAGGATAACCGCATACAACTAATGTATGGTCATCCGGGAAAAACAGAGTTCCTTTCTATTTACGGTACTGCTCACCTGTCACATGATCGGGATAAGATAGACGAACTCTGGCACCCTATGGTAAGTGCCTGGTTTGAAGGTAAGGATGACCCTAATCTGATGCTACTAAGGGTTTCGCCCCAGGATGCTTATTACTGGGATACCAAACACAACAAACTGGTTTCCTTATTCAAAATAGCTGCCTCTGCCGTATCCGATCATTATGAAGATGATGGAATTAAAGGCAGGCTTAAAGTATAA
- a CDS encoding SDR family oxidoreductase — MSKPTKFPEQSQSEQPGKEHEMIPEPEIIRESYKGSHKLQNKVALITGGDSGIGRAVAVHFAREGAQIAIVYLKEDRDAIKTKHMVEEEGSSCLLLEGDIRQPEFCKQIVSITTERFGTIDILVNNAAVQYPKDSIEEISLEQLTDTFKTNIFAMFQITREVVPLLKKGSHIINTTSVTGYRGSSHLLDYSSTKGAITSFTRSLAKNLASKGIYVNAVAPGPIWTPLIPSTFDKVSDFGTDTPLGRAGQPSEVAPAYVYLASEDSSYVTGQIIHVNGGEVVGS; from the coding sequence ATGTCCAAGCCAACCAAGTTTCCGGAGCAAAGCCAGAGTGAGCAGCCCGGCAAAGAACATGAGATGATCCCGGAACCTGAGATCATACGCGAGTCGTATAAAGGAAGCCACAAACTGCAAAATAAAGTAGCCCTGATCACTGGTGGTGACAGCGGCATTGGTCGCGCAGTAGCCGTTCATTTTGCCAGAGAAGGCGCACAAATAGCAATCGTATATCTTAAAGAGGACCGTGACGCGATAAAAACAAAACATATGGTGGAAGAAGAAGGGAGCAGCTGCCTCCTTCTGGAGGGTGATATCAGGCAACCTGAGTTTTGCAAACAGATAGTAAGTATAACCACGGAGCGCTTTGGCACCATAGATATTCTGGTCAACAATGCAGCTGTTCAGTACCCAAAAGATTCCATTGAAGAAATAAGCCTTGAACAGCTTACTGATACATTTAAGACAAATATCTTTGCCATGTTCCAGATCACCCGGGAAGTTGTTCCTCTCCTGAAAAAGGGCTCACATATCATCAATACCACTTCCGTGACGGGCTACCGGGGCAGCAGCCATTTGCTGGACTACTCATCTACCAAAGGAGCTATTACGTCATTTACCAGGTCACTGGCCAAAAATCTCGCATCAAAGGGCATCTATGTAAATGCAGTGGCACCAGGCCCGATATGGACACCTCTGATCCCATCAACCTTTGACAAGGTGAGCGATTTCGGGACCGATACTCCGCTTGGCAGGGCCGGGCAACCTTCGGAGGTCGCTCCTGCTTACGTTTACCTGGCTTCGGAAGATTCCAGCTATGTAACGGGACAGATCATCCATGTAAACGGAGGAGAAGTAGTTGGTAGCTGA
- a CDS encoding DUF4112 domain-containing protein — translation MKTITIEPEVIQTKLNKPNLQRVERISRLMDSKFTIPGTKIRFGLDPVLSLVPVLGDIATFIISGVLIHTMYNHGASGKLVTKMVINATLDAIIGAIPVAGSVFDIFFRANDRNVRLLKEYYEEDKHTGSGKGLLLTSVIVLFAITIAILFVIGKLLEALFEILF, via the coding sequence ATGAAAACCATTACAATAGAACCTGAAGTAATACAAACAAAATTAAACAAACCGAACCTGCAGCGGGTAGAGAGAATATCCAGGCTCATGGATTCCAAGTTCACCATTCCGGGAACAAAAATCCGTTTTGGGCTTGACCCGGTTTTGAGCCTGGTACCTGTACTGGGTGATATAGCTACTTTTATCATTTCCGGCGTATTGATCCATACTATGTACAACCATGGCGCCAGTGGCAAATTGGTTACTAAAATGGTAATCAATGCCACGCTGGATGCCATTATTGGAGCAATACCGGTTGCAGGCAGTGTATTTGACATATTTTTCAGAGCTAATGACCGTAATGTGCGCCTGCTAAAAGAGTACTACGAGGAAGACAAGCATACGGGATCCGGCAAAGGCTTGCTGCTTACATCGGTTATAGTACTGTTTGCTATCACTATAGCCATTTTGTTTGTAATAGGGAAACTATTGGAAGCTTTATTTGAAATACTCTTTTAA
- a CDS encoding winged helix-turn-helix transcriptional regulator: protein MKFPKPGEPVRGSKTGQPVMALLDLLGRSWSMGVIWYLKEGPSTFRKLQEHCETISPTTLNVRIKELTHAGVIERTLDGYALTSRGEELFELLSPLGAWARKWAKEMNAKGETGK, encoded by the coding sequence ATGAAATTTCCGAAACCAGGCGAACCTGTAAGAGGTTCAAAGACAGGCCAACCGGTAATGGCCTTATTAGATTTGCTAGGCAGAAGCTGGTCGATGGGAGTTATCTGGTACCTGAAAGAAGGCCCGAGTACCTTTAGAAAGCTACAGGAACACTGCGAAACCATTTCGCCCACCACACTGAACGTAAGGATAAAGGAACTCACCCACGCTGGTGTGATAGAAAGAACTCTGGACGGCTATGCGTTAACATCAAGAGGAGAGGAGCTTTTCGAGCTGCTTAGTCCACTGGGAGCCTGGGCCAGAAAATGGGCAAAAGAAATGAACGCTAAAGGCGAGACTGGTAAATAA